AATTTTATTTTTTAAGTTTTGAAATACGGTTTCAAAATCCTTGTTGATGTAGAGATATGTTTTTGGAACTTTATCAATTTCAGATTGTTTGAAAAGTTTTTGGAGGTCAATCTCTTGAAAACTAATTGTTTGTGGGTTTTTGATTTTCGATGGAACAAAATCTGCTAAAATTAGCACGGTTTCGTTCATATAAATTTTATAAATTTGCGCCATGAATAATTTAAATGAGGTTGAACAAAAAGTTGCTGAATCCTTATTGCAAATTAAAGCAATAAAATTGCAACCTAAAAGTCCTTTTACATGGGCGTCGGGTTGGAAGTCTCCAATTTACTGTGATAACCGTATCACTTTATCTCATCCTGCGATTCGTACATACATTCGTCAAAAGCTTTCTAAGCTTATTCAAGAAGAGTTTGGATCAGTGGATATGATTTCTGGAGTTGCTACGGCAGGTATTCCACAAGGCGTTTTGGTAGCACAGGATTTGGGACTACCATTTTCTTATGTCAGAAGCTCAGCTAAGGATCATGGTCGTCAGAATTTAGTTGAAGGTGAAGTAGTTAGCGGTCAACGCGTAGTTGTAATTGAAGATCTAATTTCGACAGGTAAGAGTAGTTTAGTGGCTGTAAAGGCGTTACGTGAGGCTGGCTGCAATGTTGTTGGCTTGGTGTCTATTTTTACTTATGGATTGCAACAAGCTACTGATAATTTTGCTGATGCAAAATGTCCTTATTTCAGTCTATGTAATTATGATGCTTTGATTCAGGTCG
The DNA window shown above is from Sphingobacterium thalpophilum and carries:
- the pyrE gene encoding orotate phosphoribosyltransferase codes for the protein MNNLNEVEQKVAESLLQIKAIKLQPKSPFTWASGWKSPIYCDNRITLSHPAIRTYIRQKLSKLIQEEFGSVDMISGVATAGIPQGVLVAQDLGLPFSYVRSSAKDHGRQNLVEGEVVSGQRVVVIEDLISTGKSSLVAVKALREAGCNVVGLVSIFTYGLQQATDNFADAKCPYFSLCNYDALIQVAAENSYVLEEDIEILKKWRLNPATWGDNFQ